In the genome of Helicobacter ibis, one region contains:
- the ybeY gene encoding rRNA maturation RNase YbeY translates to MCSVDFDNQTNFSFSDEFLATIHRIFCRLCSDLSLEDKTCELLIVSNQTIQELNREYRQKDMATDVLSFPLLAEASVILGSIVISLDYARSGAEKFGHSIEDEIFILFIHGVLHLLGYDHEVDNGEQREKEKEIIETFNLPASLIVREM, encoded by the coding sequence ATGTGTAGCGTAGATTTTGATAATCAAACTAACTTTAGCTTTAGTGATGAGTTTTTAGCCACAATACATAGAATCTTTTGTAGATTGTGTTCTGATTTATCGCTAGAGGATAAGACGTGTGAGCTATTAATAGTATCAAACCAAACAATACAAGAGCTAAATAGAGAATATAGACAAAAGGATATGGCAACTGATGTCTTATCATTTCCGCTTTTAGCAGAGGCTTCAGTGATTCTTGGGAGTATTGTTATATCGCTAGATTATGCTAGAAGTGGGGCAGAAAAGTTTGGACATAGCATAGAAGATGAGATTTTTATTTTATTTATTCATGGCGTTTTACACCTTTTAGGATATGACCACGAGGTTGATAATGGCGAACAAAGAGAGAAAGAAAAGGAGATTATAGAAACTTTCAATCTTCCTGCAAGTTTGATTGTGCGAGAAATGTAA
- a CDS encoding metal-dependent hydrolase — MLGKTHIAFALGATSSVVYVASLGGALLDVGEVSLFYLAVAFGALLPDIDEPNSTLGRKTLGISNIIKTIFGHRGFTHSAFCVFFLCAMLIFLYVLLEVEVFLNSVSSFLGEYGVTLSSESVWILCFGLVCGYVLHIAGDMLTISGVPILLPFRTKSYFLLPKPFRFKTGGVFDYMICAFSVALFGFINFKIYGINLAII; from the coding sequence ATGCTTGGTAAAACACATATTGCATTTGCACTTGGTGCTACTTCTAGTGTTGTTTATGTGGCTTCTTTAGGTGGTGCTTTATTGGATGTTGGCGAGGTTTCATTATTTTATTTGGCAGTTGCATTTGGGGCGTTATTACCAGATATAGATGAGCCAAACTCAACATTAGGGAGAAAAACGCTTGGAATTTCAAATATAATCAAGACCATTTTTGGGCATAGAGGCTTTACTCATAGTGCGTTTTGCGTGTTTTTCTTGTGTGCTATGTTGATATTTTTGTATGTATTGCTTGAAGTAGAGGTGTTTTTAAATTCTGTTAGTAGTTTTCTTGGAGAGTATGGGGTTACTTTATCTAGTGAGAGTGTATGGATTTTGTGTTTTGGGCTTGTTTGTGGATATGTCTTACACATAGCTGGAGATATGCTAACTATAAGCGGTGTGCCTATATTGCTACCATTTAGAACTAAGAGTTATTTTTTGCTTCCAAAGCCATTTAGGTTTAAAACTGGAGGTGTATTTGATTATATGATATGTGCTTTTAGTGTCGCGCTTTTTGGGTTTATAAACTTTAAAATATATGGCATAAATCTTGCTATAATCTAG
- a CDS encoding exodeoxyribonuclease III, with the protein MKLISWNVNGLRACMNKGFMDFFNEINADIFCIQESKMQQEQSTFEFNGYYEFWNCAIKKGYSGVSIFSKIKPLSVEYDMGIEHHDKEGRIITAEYDGFFLVNVYTPNSKRELERLDYRMEWEDDFRVFLKNLELKKPVIVCGDLNVAHKEIDLKNPKTNRRNAGFTDEEREKMSVLLDSGFIDTYRYFYPDREGAYSWWSYMGKARENNTGWRIDYFLCSNSLSSKLKNASIYPHIYGSDHCPVGLELNV; encoded by the coding sequence ATGAAGTTAATATCATGGAATGTAAATGGGCTTAGAGCGTGTATGAATAAAGGATTTATGGATTTTTTTAATGAAATTAATGCAGATATTTTTTGTATCCAAGAATCTAAAATGCAACAAGAGCAATCAACTTTTGAGTTTAATGGTTATTATGAGTTTTGGAATTGCGCTATAAAGAAGGGATATTCAGGTGTTAGCATCTTTAGCAAGATAAAACCTCTAAGCGTAGAATATGATATGGGCATTGAACATCATGATAAAGAGGGCAGAATCATAACTGCAGAGTATGATGGGTTTTTTTTGGTTAATGTATATACTCCAAATTCAAAACGAGAGCTAGAGAGATTGGATTATAGAATGGAGTGGGAAGATGATTTTAGGGTTTTTTTAAAGAATTTAGAGCTTAAAAAGCCTGTAATTGTGTGTGGGGACTTAAATGTAGCACACAAAGAAATCGACCTAAAAAACCCAAAAACAAACAGAAGAAACGCAGGATTTACCGATGAAGAGCGAGAGAAAATGAGTGTGCTTTTAGATTCTGGTTTTATTGATACTTATAGATATTTTTACCCCGATAGAGAGGGGGCATATAGCTGGTGGAGCTACATGGGTAAAGCAAGGGAGAATAACACTGGGTGGCGTATTGATTATTTTTTATGCTCAAATTCTCTAAGTAGTAAGCTAAAGAATGCAAGTATATATCCACATATTTATGGAAGCGATCATTGTCCTGTTGGATTGGAGCTAAATGTGTAG